CCCGTCGCCCCGCGGCCGGACGACCCCCGGGAGGCGACCGGGGACGCAGCCGCGGCCTCCGCGCCGCCGGCCCCCGACGCCGCCTGCAGGAATCCGGCCAGCTCCGCCAGGGCGACCTGCCGCTGGGTCCCGCTGGCCATGTGCCGGACCGTGGCCTGGCCCGCGGCCCACTCCGCATCCCCCAGGATCACCACGTGGCGCGCCCCCAGCCGCCCCGCCGCCCGCAGCTGGGCCTTGAGGCTCCGCCCCACGTGATCCATGTCGACGCCCAGACCCGCGCGCCGCAGGTCCTGCACCAGGCGCAGCGCCCGGGTCCGCGGCACGGCCCCCGTCACGGCCACGTAGGCGTCCAGCGCCGGCGGCGTCCCCGGCAGGCGCCCCACCGCCTCCAGCGTGAGCAGCAGGCGCTCGAGGCCCATGCCGAATCCCACGCCCGGCGTCGGCGGTCCCCCCAGGAGCTCGATCAAGCCGTCGTAGCGACCGCCGCCGCAGACGGTGTCCTGGGCCCCCAGGCCGCCGTAGCGGATCTCGAAGACGGTGCGGGTGTAGTAGTCCAGCCCCCGCACCAGGCCGGGGTCCAGTCGGTATGCGATGCCCAGGGCGTCCAGCGCACCCTGGAGCGCCTCGAAGTGGGCCCGGCAGGCCTCGCACAGGTAGTCCACCGTCCGCGGCGCGCCCGCCTTGTGGGGCTGGTCCTCCGGCACCTTGCAGTCCAGCAGCCGCAGGGGGTTGGACTCCAGCCGGGCGCGGCAGTCGGCGCACAGTCGCGCCGCCCGCGGGCGATAGTACTCCAGCAGCGCCTGCCGGTAGCGGGGGCGACAGACGGGGCAACCGATGCTATTGAGGTGCACCGCCAGCCCCTCCAGGCCGAGCTCGGCGAAGAGGGTCACGGCCAGCGCGATGATCTCCGCGTCGGCCGTCGCCTCGCCGGCACCGAAGA
The sequence above is drawn from the Thermaerobacter sp. FW80 genome and encodes:
- the hisS gene encoding histidine--tRNA ligase, with translation MERVQRPRGTYDVTPLEAPRWQALEARIRDVARRFGFGELRTPVLEARELFQRTVGETTDIVQKEMYVLTPPGSDRQLVLRPEGTAAAVRAYLENGLHNGPQPVKLYYIQPMFRHERPQAGRYRQHVQFGVEVFGAGEATADAEIIALAVTLFAELGLEGLAVHLNSIGCPVCRPRYRQALLEYYRPRAARLCADCRARLESNPLRLLDCKVPEDQPHKAGAPRTVDYLCEACRAHFEALQGALDALGIAYRLDPGLVRGLDYYTRTVFEIRYGGLGAQDTVCGGGRYDGLIELLGGPPTPGVGFGMGLERLLLTLEAVGRLPGTPPALDAYVAVTGAVPRTRALRLVQDLRRAGLGVDMDHVGRSLKAQLRAAGRLGARHVVILGDAEWAAGQATVRHMASGTQRQVALAELAGFLQAASGAGGAEAAAASPVASRGSSGRGATGDAPPAAAGRRDAAAGTGSGAAEVEGE